One segment of Salvia splendens isolate huo1 chromosome 20, SspV2, whole genome shotgun sequence DNA contains the following:
- the LOC121781579 gene encoding uncharacterized protein LOC121781579 has product MERAMFAFGNQILGGIRAIQEQEQAEEQVPRPIRRRKSIHREHGVAHQRLFEDYFTDEPWWDRRFRMRRKLFLRIVSAMEARDEYFQQRQDAANKIGLSPLKKCTVALRQLAYYITVDMFDEYLHVRDTTGRECDKFL; this is encoded by the coding sequence ATGGAACGCGCAATGTTTGCTTTCGGGAACCAGATTCTCGGAGGTATTCGTGCAATCCAGGAGCAAGAGCAAGCCGAAGAGCAGGTCCCGAGGCCCATCCGTCGCAGAAAATCCATCCACCGAGAGCATGGAGTAGCTCATCAACGTCTGTTCGAAGACTACTTTACCGATGAGCCATGGTGGGACCGACGGTTTAGGATGCGGCGAAAATTGTTTCTCCGCATTGTTAGCGCGATGGAGGCGCGCGACGAGTACTTCCAGCAACGGCAAGATGCGGCCAACAAAATAGGTCTATCCCCGCTTaagaagtgcacggttgcgctTCGTCAGTTGGCCTACTACATCACGgtggacatgttcgacgagtatctTCACGTCAGGGATACAACTGGCCGGGAGTGTGACAAATTTTTGTGA
- the LOC121782916 gene encoding uncharacterized protein LOC121782916, with the protein MDRRHVVGKRPGSSSSPARGASGLGRDNYYLYRDQGPSSYNGNSDYARGEGGRYVNRDIDGVSSFENLENCRAELLRKLDELKDHLSRSCEVSEKTDVVVSPDPYPRSRAAYLQEALATSHVVNQKRPHLGEASGYAPYVHRDSHFRSGYHDEGLSYANNTYHQEIPRGPYGYQPYHDRRHGYGGSVHHPDASFFHNPTCSCVHCFDKDWDLPPHVLSNPDHHHRTHPIGHEPQGYRPGGFNSHSSHSQPSITPNSTDLDFENDGIHQARHRKMQESRINGLMMRPVAGGAPFIACTSCFESLRLPKQHISLKKRQQKLKCGACSSVFLFELGNKALTLPVSGSFEHVVTEMDDCSSLAVDGDVGYEHGGSNLAETYACTDSNNSVPKVSLTIKKSDSDEYEKHLDLLSSVSSPSKDRKMEYTLPPEKHGSSFAELHITEDNLPPEKHGSSSAELHIKVESLPHPISSNEESPDHCSPNILAGQCDNGDKVTKPELDRNATWQNSVRDSAVSTEIESKEFPKSCVSQDTCDKGAESSSSGLDDSRSGDYMKWTPNAELGTSQVFVNGHLIPENLVQKAELLAGPIQPGEYWYDVRAGFWGVMGFPCLGIIMPNIEEFNYPMPEKCAAGNTGVVVNGRELHQKDLDLLAGRGLPILSGRSYLVKISGEVVDEDTGEELDSIGKLAPSVERANHGFGMKVPRFISRYQS; encoded by the exons ATGGACAGAAGGCACGTGGTTGGTAAGAGGCCGGGGTCATCTTCTTCACCGGCCAGAGGTGCTTCGGGGCTGGGGAGAGACAATTACTATCTCTATCGGGATCAAGGGCCGTCTAGTTACAATGGGAACTCTGATTATGCACGGGGTGAAGGGGGACGATATGTGAATCGTGACATCGATGGGGTGTCCAGTTTTGAGAATTTGGAGAATTGTCGGGCTGAGCTCTTGCGAAAGCTTGATGAGTTGAAGGATCATCTTAGTCGGTCTTGTGAAGTGTCGGAGAAAACTGATGTGGTGGTTTCTCCTGATCCTTATCCCAGAAGTCGTGCTGCTTATCTTCAAGAAGCGCTGGCTACTTCACACGTTGTAAACCAGAAACGCCCTCATTTGGGCGAAGCATCTGGATATGCTCCTTACGTCCATAGGGATTCACATTTTCGCAGCGGATACCATGATGAAGGCTTGTCGTATGCTAATAATACCTATCACCAGGAAATTCCCCGGGGGCCGTATGGGTATCAGCCCTATCATGACCGTCGCCATGGTTATGGTGGCAGCGTGCATCATCCAGATGCAAGCTTCTTTCACAATCCTACCTGCTCTTGCGTGCACTGTTTCGATAAGGATTGGGATTTACCTCCACACGTGCTATCTAATCCCGACCACCATCACCGTACGCATCCTATTGGGCACGAGCCACAGGGTTATCGTCCTGGAGGCTTCAACTCGCACAGTTCTCATTCTCAGCCATCTATAACACCTAATTCCACTGATCTTGATTTTGAGAACGATGGAATTCATCAGGCTCGTCATAGAAAGATGCAGGAATCTCGTATAAATGGGCTTATGATGCGTCCTGTTGCAGGTGGTGCTCCTTTCATAGCATGCACCAGTTGCTTTGAATCGCTGAGGCTTCCGAAACAACATATTTCATTGAAAAAAAGGCAACAGAAGCTAAAATGTGGGGCTTGTTCTTCGGTGTTCTTGTTTGAACTCGGGAACAAGGCTTTGACTCTGCCAGTTTCTGGAAGTTTTGAACATGTAGTGACTGAGATGGATGATTGTTCTAGCTTGGCAGTGGATGGAGATGTTGGTTACGAACACGGTGGTTCTAACTTAGCTGAGACGTATGCGTGCACTGATTCTAATAATTCTGTTCCCAAAGTTTCTCTAACAATCAAGAAGTCTGATTCTGATGAGTATGAGAAGCATTTGGATTTGCTTTCTTCAGTTTCGAGTCCCTCCAAGGATCGGAAAATGGAATATACTCTTCCACCCGAAAAACATGGTTCCTCATTTGCAGAACTACATATAACAGAAGATAATCTTCCACCCGAAAAACATGGTTCCTCATCTGCAGAGCTACATATAAAAGTCGAGTCACTCCCACATCCTATTTCGTCTAATGAGGAATCCCCTGATCATTGTTCGCCTAATATTTTAGCCGGCCAATGTGACAATGGTGACAAAGTTACAAAACCCGAGTTGGACCGCAATGCCACTTGGCAGAATTCTGTACGAGACTCGGCTGTGTCAACTGAGATCGAGTCAAAAGAATTTCCGAAGAGCTGTGTATCACAGGACACTTGCGACAAAGGTGCAGAGTCTTCATCTTCAGGTCTTGACGACAGTAGATCCGGAGACTACATGAAATGGACTCCAAATGCAGAACTTGGTACATCACAAGTTTTTGTAAATGGGCACTTGATACCGGAAAATCTTGTTCAGAAGGCTGAACTCTTGGCTGGGCCGATTCAACCGGGAGAGTATTG GTATGATGTACGTGCCGGATTTTGGGGTGTTATGGGCTTTCCTTGTCTGGGCATTATCATG CCAAACATTGAGGAATTCAATTATCCAATGCCGGAGAAGTGTGCTGCCGGAAACACAGGGGTCGTTGTCAATGGCAGGGAGCTTCACCAGAAAGATTTAGACTTACTTGCTGGAAGAGGTCTTCCGATCCTAAGTGGCAGATCTTATCTCGTTAAGATTTCTGGAGAAGTTGTCGACGAGGACACTGGGGAAGAGCTGGACAGCATAGGCAAACTCGCCCCTAG CGTTGAGAGGGCGAATCATGGATTTGGTATGAAAGTCCCAAGATTTATCTCCCGATACCAAAGCTAG
- the LOC121782962 gene encoding protein trichome birefringence-like 23, translated as MVKKVEQWHWSFLHKNNYFLLKLGVSLLLAGLAFMLIFNDSSPILTAPFVETTISADSAEKEKCNLFIGDWVYEAEPRYTNSSCSFIEGHQNCMKNGRPDSGYLHWRWKPRDCELRRLDPRGFLDLMTNKSWAFIGDSISRNHVHSILCGLSVVENPIEVYHDETYKNRRWLFPSYNFTLSALWSPFLTYAATFEDSNGVSTGDIQLHLDVLDKNWTEQYKSHDYVMLSVGKWFTKTAIYYENNTVLGCYNCTNSDLTKLRFNFAYRRAMRTVFDYIVGSNHEGVTFYRTSSPDHFEGGEWFSGGTCKRRAPVKEGEFELNKPDRLLRDVELEEVEKILAKASEKGVNLRLFDVHLMSLLRPDGHPGPYRFYQPFAEDEKAKVINDCLHWCLPGPIDCWNDVLMEMVLNG; from the exons ATGGTGAAGAAAGTGGAGCAGTGGCATTGGAGTTTTCTTCACAAGAACAATTACTTCCTTCTCAAATTGGGTGTTTCACTTCTTTTAGCAGGCCTTGCTTTTATGCTTATCTTCAACGATTCTTCACCAATTCTAACTGCACCCTTTGTTGAAACCACGATTTCTGCCGATTCTGCAGAAAAAG AAAAATGCAATCTTTTTATTGGGGATTGGGTGTATGAAGCAGAGCCTCGTTACACAAATAGCAGCTGCAGCTTCATTGAAGGCCACCAGAACTGTATGAAAAATGGCCGCCCCGACTCCGGCTATCTCCACTGGAGGTGGAAGCCCCGGGACTGTGAGTTGCGTCGCCTTGACCCCCGGGGCTTCCTTGACTTGATGACCAACAAAAGCTGGGCCTTCATTGGTGATTCCATTTCAAGAAACCACGTCCATTCTATCCTTTGTGGACTCTCAGTG GTTGAGAATCCAATCGAAGTCTACCACGATGAGACCTACAAAAATCGAAGATGGCTCTTCCCATCGTACAACTTCACCCTATCGGCTCTCTGGTCTCCTTTCCTGACGTACGCAGCCACCTTTGAAGATAGCAACGGCGTTTCCACAGGTGATATCCAACTGCACCTTGATGTACTCGACAAGAATTGGACCGAGCAGTACAAGAGCCACGATTATGTAATGCTATCCGTTGGCAAATGGTTCACAAAAACAGCAATCTACTACGAGAACAACACCGTGTTGGGCTGCTACAACTGCACCAATAGCGACCTCACCAAGTTACGTTTCAACTTTGCATACCGCAGAGCAATGAGGACTGTTTTCGACTACATTGTAGGATCGAATCATGAAGGTGTGACGTTTTACAGGACCTCCTCTCCGGACCACTTTGAGGGGGGCGAGTGGTTCAGTGGTGGGACGTGTAAGAGAAGAGCACCGGTGAAGGAAGGGGAGTTTGAGTTGAACAAGCCAGACAGGCTTCTACGCGACGTGGAGCTAGAGGAAGTGGAGAAGATATTGGCTAAGGCATCAGAGAAGGGGGTGAATCTCAGGCTTTTCGACGTGCACCTAATGTCATTGTTGAGGCCCGATGGACACCCGGGACCCTACAGATTTTATCAGCCGTTCGCAGAAGACGAGAAGGCGAAGGTGATAAACGACTGCCTGCATTGGTGTCTGCCTGGTCCTATTGATTGTTGGAATGATGTGTTGATGGAAATGGTGTTAAATGGTTGA